A genomic stretch from Kovacikia minuta CCNUW1 includes:
- a CDS encoding sulfate/molybdate ABC transporter ATP-binding protein produces MGISVQNVSKHYGSFHAVDQVSLNFKTGSLVALLGPSGSGKSTLLRMIAGLEKPDSGQIYLVGEDATYRRVQDRHIGFVFQHYALFKHLTVRQNVAFAMEIRKVAKDKIQERVEELLSLVQLGGLGDRYPSQLSGGQRQRVALARALAVQPRVLLLDEPFGALDAKVRKELRTWLRRLHHEVNVTTVFVTHDQEEAMEVADEIVVMNKGQVEQVGTATEIYDHPATPFVMSFIGPVNVLPLSAGILPPAGKSVAGDRVFSHDPTASVFLRPHDVVIQPFATEDAVPAQVERVIHLGWEIQVELILESGQVVTAYVSREAFDTLPIVRHQQVYVKTKQVKVFAESAYAFN; encoded by the coding sequence ATGGGTATTTCTGTTCAAAATGTCTCGAAGCATTATGGTTCATTTCACGCTGTGGATCAGGTCAGTTTGAACTTTAAGACAGGATCACTGGTCGCGTTGTTGGGTCCATCCGGTTCAGGAAAGTCTACGTTGTTGCGGATGATTGCAGGACTGGAGAAACCGGATTCAGGTCAAATTTACCTGGTGGGTGAAGATGCCACCTATCGGCGGGTTCAGGATCGCCATATCGGATTTGTGTTTCAGCACTATGCATTGTTCAAGCATCTGACTGTCCGGCAAAATGTGGCGTTTGCCATGGAAATCCGCAAGGTGGCTAAAGATAAGATTCAGGAGCGGGTTGAGGAACTCCTGAGTCTCGTTCAGTTGGGGGGCTTGGGCGATCGCTACCCCTCCCAACTTTCCGGTGGACAACGGCAACGGGTAGCCCTGGCGCGGGCACTGGCAGTCCAGCCCAGGGTGTTGCTGCTGGATGAACCCTTTGGTGCGCTGGATGCCAAAGTTCGTAAGGAATTGCGTACCTGGCTGAGACGACTGCACCACGAGGTCAATGTAACGACCGTCTTTGTCACCCACGACCAGGAAGAGGCAATGGAGGTGGCAGACGAGATTGTGGTAATGAACAAGGGGCAGGTGGAACAGGTAGGTACAGCCACGGAGATTTATGATCATCCCGCAACGCCGTTTGTGATGAGTTTCATTGGGCCTGTGAATGTGTTGCCCCTCAGTGCAGGAATTTTGCCGCCAGCAGGAAAGTCCGTTGCAGGCGATCGAGTGTTTTCCCACGATCCGACTGCCTCCGTGTTCCTGCGCCCGCACGATGTAGTGATCCAACCCTTTGCCACAGAAGATGCCGTGCCCGCCCAGGTAGAACGGGTGATTCACCTGGGCTGGGAAATTCAAGTGGAACTGATTTTAGAATCCGGACAGGTCGTCACTGCCTACGTTAGTCGGGAAGCCTTCGACACCCTACCGATCGTCCGCCACCAACAGGTGTATGTCAAAACCAAACAGGTAAAGGTGTTCGCGGAATCAGCCTACGCATTTAATTAG
- a CDS encoding phycobiliprotein lyase — MSIPLQSIYTTQAGLVEEFFRRSEGNWHSQRRYYTLNSGESQEVLSSLTITFLEQGCPELLKLAQTHDLPPSSPLLCGALTSWDSNYIGPSSKQVSGSTIFGVLGSTLYRDRGFATPNPVTAQFSLPNANTLVLRTQYNNSDFEEEIKLIGSNYRTRQTIISKNNQEVVIGQYLESRVVK; from the coding sequence ATGTCCATTCCACTTCAATCTATCTACACCACTCAAGCAGGATTGGTAGAAGAATTCTTTCGCCGCTCTGAGGGTAACTGGCACTCCCAGCGGCGTTACTACACCCTCAACAGTGGTGAATCTCAAGAAGTGTTGAGTTCCCTGACAATTACTTTTCTGGAACAGGGTTGCCCTGAGCTGTTGAAATTGGCTCAGACCCATGATCTGCCGCCCTCTTCCCCTTTACTGTGTGGGGCATTAACGTCCTGGGATAGTAACTATATTGGTCCCAGTTCAAAGCAAGTTTCTGGTTCTACCATCTTTGGGGTTCTTGGTTCAACGCTCTATCGCGATCGGGGCTTTGCGACTCCCAACCCGGTTACTGCCCAATTCTCTCTGCCAAACGCCAACACGCTGGTTCTCCGCACCCAATACAACAATTCTGATTTTGAGGAAGAAATCAAACTGATCGGTTCTAACTACAGAACTCGCCAAACGATTATTTCTAAGAACAATCAGGAAGTTGTAATTGGTCAATATCTAGAATCCAGAGTTGTAAAATAA
- a CDS encoding gluzincin family metallopeptidase, with protein MTDPSTSIPSTPAATAAIAQTRETGSVPPDDPLVSRYPGLDFRFKLGARVKQAVYGQPYERSQDDPVYRPLKIFTLDPSVSRLEGSIALVNVPYEPLEPGPAGRVLRVEDYDESQDCYYSSINLDDPAILIRNGRNPSPSDWLFHQQMVYAVCSNVYACFRTALGRKLAWAFDQPQLKLRPHACCDRNAYYNRDGCELCFGYYRADSTVAGSNLPGGFVFTCLSHDIVAHEITHALLDGLRAHFSFPTGPDVLAFHEAFADLVAVFQHFSYSEVLRTAIRKSRGDLVNAGLLTEIARQFGYTTSGQEKPLRCAVDVADSARSPKQYDPSAEAHELGSVLVSAVFEAFNTMFKRKTERYIRLATGGSGVLPVGEMSVDLQALLADEASKLASQFLAICIRAIDYCPAVDLEFGEFLRAVITADRDLVPDDPWGYREAWIDGLPATRDLPIGGRQSFRRCLSLAYT; from the coding sequence ATGACCGATCCTTCCACCAGCATTCCTTCTACGCCAGCAGCCACCGCTGCGATCGCCCAGACGCGGGAAACGGGAAGCGTCCCTCCAGATGACCCGTTGGTAAGCCGCTATCCGGGGTTAGATTTTCGATTTAAGCTCGGTGCCAGGGTGAAGCAGGCAGTCTATGGGCAGCCCTACGAGCGGTCTCAAGATGATCCGGTTTACCGACCACTCAAAATCTTTACCCTCGATCCGTCTGTTTCACGCCTGGAAGGATCGATCGCCCTGGTTAACGTCCCCTATGAACCGTTGGAACCAGGACCCGCAGGCAGAGTTTTGCGGGTTGAAGACTACGATGAGTCCCAGGACTGTTACTACAGCTCCATCAATCTGGATGATCCAGCCATTCTCATTCGTAACGGGCGCAATCCGTCCCCTTCCGACTGGCTATTTCACCAACAAATGGTGTATGCCGTTTGCAGTAATGTCTATGCCTGCTTTAGAACAGCACTCGGTCGTAAGTTAGCCTGGGCATTTGACCAACCGCAGCTTAAACTTCGCCCCCATGCCTGCTGCGATCGCAATGCCTATTACAACCGGGATGGATGTGAACTATGTTTCGGGTACTATCGAGCAGACTCAACGGTGGCAGGCTCCAATCTACCGGGTGGATTTGTGTTTACCTGTTTGTCCCATGACATTGTGGCGCATGAAATCACCCATGCCCTGCTGGACGGACTCCGCGCCCACTTCTCCTTCCCCACCGGACCGGATGTGCTGGCGTTCCATGAAGCCTTTGCTGACCTGGTTGCGGTTTTTCAACACTTTAGTTACAGCGAAGTGTTGCGGACTGCCATTCGCAAATCGCGGGGTGATTTAGTCAATGCGGGATTGTTAACGGAAATTGCCCGCCAGTTTGGTTACACCACCAGCGGTCAGGAAAAGCCCCTGCGGTGTGCAGTTGATGTGGCAGATAGCGCCCGATCGCCGAAACAGTACGATCCATCCGCAGAAGCCCACGAATTGGGATCTGTCCTGGTTTCGGCAGTGTTTGAAGCATTTAACACCATGTTCAAACGCAAGACAGAGCGCTATATTCGGTTGGCAACCGGAGGGTCTGGGGTGTTGCCTGTGGGGGAAATGTCGGTTGATTTGCAAGCCCTATTAGCTGATGAAGCGAGTAAACTGGCCAGTCAATTTCTGGCAATTTGCATTCGGGCGATCGACTACTGCCCCGCGGTCGATCTGGAATTTGGCGAATTTTTGCGGGCGGTCATCACCGCCGATCGCGACCTTGTACCCGATGATCCGTGGGGATATCGGGAAGCCTGGATTGATGGCCTTCCGGCGACGCGCGATTTACCCATCGGGGGTAGACAATCTTTCAGAAGATGCCTTAGTCTGGCATACACCTGA
- a CDS encoding GDP-L-fucose synthase family protein, with translation MAATNFDLNGKRILVTGGSGFLGRQVIRQLQLAGAELNKVTVPRSQACDLRSMENCQRVVEQQDLVIHLAAHVGGIGLNREKPAELFYDNLMMGVQLIHAAYQAGVKKFVCVGTICAYPKFTPVPFKEDDLWNGYPEETNAPYGIAKKALLVQLQSYRQQYGFDGIYLLPVNLYGPEDNFDPGSSHVIPALIRKIYEAQLKGDRQIPVWGDGSPTREFLYSEDAARAIVMATQSYSQPDPVNLGTGSEISIKDLVALICQLMDFDGEILWQTQHPNGQPRRCLDTTRASQTFGFLAQTPLEQGLKDTILWYKNSLAPQSSD, from the coding sequence ATGGCAGCAACTAATTTTGATCTGAACGGAAAGCGGATCTTGGTAACGGGTGGCTCTGGGTTCCTGGGACGGCAGGTGATTCGGCAACTCCAGCTTGCCGGAGCGGAGCTGAATAAAGTTACCGTACCCCGTTCTCAAGCTTGCGATTTGCGATCGATGGAAAACTGCCAGCGGGTGGTTGAACAGCAGGATTTAGTGATTCATCTGGCTGCCCATGTGGGCGGAATTGGTTTAAACCGGGAAAAACCAGCTGAGCTTTTCTACGACAACTTAATGATGGGTGTTCAGCTCATTCATGCTGCCTATCAAGCTGGGGTCAAGAAGTTTGTGTGTGTCGGTACGATCTGCGCCTACCCCAAATTTACACCAGTGCCGTTTAAAGAAGATGACCTCTGGAATGGTTATCCTGAAGAAACGAATGCCCCCTACGGAATTGCAAAGAAGGCTTTGCTGGTACAGCTACAGTCTTACCGCCAGCAATACGGTTTTGATGGCATCTACCTTCTACCGGTTAATCTTTACGGACCTGAAGATAACTTTGATCCGGGCAGTTCCCACGTCATCCCGGCACTTATCCGCAAAATCTATGAAGCTCAACTCAAGGGCGATCGCCAGATTCCTGTTTGGGGGGATGGTTCTCCGACGCGGGAGTTTCTTTATTCAGAAGATGCTGCCCGTGCCATTGTGATGGCAACCCAATCCTACAGTCAGCCTGACCCGGTTAACTTAGGAACTGGCTCTGAAATTTCAATCAAAGATTTAGTCGCCTTAATCTGCCAATTGATGGATTTTGATGGAGAGATCCTTTGGCAGACGCAACACCCCAATGGGCAACCGCGCCGCTGCCTGGATACAACCCGTGCCTCACAAACCTTTGGGTTTCTGGCTCAAACCCCCCTGGAACAGGGCTTGAAAGATACCATCCTCTGGTACAAAAATTCCCTAGCCCCCCAGTCCTCCGATTAA
- a CDS encoding DUF4336 domain-containing protein, whose translation MRAGYFSWRFWPIVPLYPYSKRRTLRREVLKDTIWTFDQLQGILYVTVPIRMTVVKLEQGGLLVYAPIAPTPECLHLMQELTAAHGDVKYIVLPTISGIEHKVFVGPFARQFPSAQVFVAPNQWSFPLNLPLSWLGLPTKRTQVLPPDSSQVPFADEFDYAILGPIYLGPGTFEEVVFFHRRSHTLLVTDAVISVPATPPEILQLNPYPLLFHAKDSPSDEIKDSFANRCKGWQRTALLALYFQPDTLNVIPWGQAFREAAQAPDRSKAAFFGVFPFHWQEGWNQAFEQLRGNGQPLVAPILQALILNRAPIETIRWVNQVANWDFQRIVSAHFDSPIAATPTEFRTAFNFLQTFPTQTDSDGVHSSPALPEKDFLFLNQIDQTLTKWKLLPPRKLEREEGVRG comes from the coding sequence ATGCGTGCCGGATATTTTTCTTGGCGGTTTTGGCCGATTGTTCCCCTTTATCCCTACAGTAAGCGGCGCACCCTTCGCCGTGAAGTTCTGAAAGATACGATCTGGACCTTTGACCAGTTGCAGGGCATTCTCTATGTTACCGTCCCCATTCGCATGACCGTCGTTAAGTTGGAGCAGGGAGGGTTGCTTGTCTATGCACCGATCGCCCCTACCCCAGAATGTCTGCACCTGATGCAGGAGCTAACTGCGGCCCACGGGGATGTTAAGTATATTGTTCTGCCAACCATTTCAGGGATTGAACATAAGGTTTTTGTGGGTCCTTTTGCCCGACAATTTCCCTCTGCCCAGGTGTTTGTAGCACCCAATCAATGGAGTTTTCCGCTGAATCTGCCCTTGAGCTGGCTGGGGTTACCGACAAAGCGAACCCAGGTGCTTCCCCCAGATAGCTCCCAAGTTCCTTTCGCGGACGAGTTTGACTACGCGATTTTGGGTCCAATTTATTTAGGACCTGGCACCTTCGAGGAGGTTGTTTTTTTCCATCGGCGGTCGCACACTCTGTTGGTGACTGATGCGGTCATTTCTGTGCCCGCTACTCCGCCGGAAATCCTTCAGCTGAATCCCTATCCGCTGCTGTTTCATGCTAAGGATAGTCCGTCGGATGAAATCAAAGATTCGTTCGCAAATCGGTGTAAAGGTTGGCAACGAACCGCCCTACTGGCACTTTATTTCCAGCCCGACACCCTGAATGTTATCCCGTGGGGGCAGGCTTTTCGAGAGGCGGCGCAGGCACCCGATCGCTCCAAGGCAGCATTTTTTGGGGTGTTCCCTTTCCACTGGCAGGAGGGCTGGAATCAGGCTTTTGAGCAACTGCGTGGCAATGGGCAGCCATTGGTTGCTCCGATTCTGCAAGCCCTGATCCTCAATCGTGCGCCAATTGAAACAATCCGGTGGGTGAATCAGGTCGCAAATTGGGACTTTCAGCGGATTGTTTCGGCCCACTTTGATTCCCCGATCGCGGCGACTCCAACTGAGTTTCGCACTGCCTTTAACTTCCTCCAAACTTTTCCAACCCAAACCGATTCTGATGGTGTACATTCTTCTCCTGCCTTACCGGAGAAGGATTTTCTGTTTCTCAATCAAATCGACCAAACGCTGACGAAATGGAAGCTCCTTCCACCTCGGAAGTTGGAGCGGGAAGAGGGGGTTAGGGGTTAG